One window of the Eucalyptus grandis isolate ANBG69807.140 chromosome 6, ASM1654582v1, whole genome shotgun sequence genome contains the following:
- the LOC120294910 gene encoding F-box protein At1g47056-like, which translates to MTSPRAHEPLPHGSRARGQIPRHVRRKRHPRARGGFPVRAHGKFRGALAPDPYYRPSDFDYPDQLKSGFGPPPPSSLPGRRVDGPVSFDGLTPDPPRLHQPRPQPRPRPRPRPPLGVQGVAPPLADARRRSRADAADAADASDASDYISQLPDECLACVFQCLGTGDRKRCSLVCRRWLAVEGQSRHRLSLNARADLLPLVTSLFSRFDAVTKLALKCDRRSASIGDEALDLISLRCQNLTRLKLRACRDLTDAGMARFAKNCRSLKKLSCGSCAFGARGMNAVLDSCASLEELSVKRLRGLAGDGAAAEPIGPGVAAASLKTICLKELYNGQCFGPLIIGSRNLRTLRLFRCSGEWDKLLQLMADQANGVVEIHLERLQVSDIGLSAISNCPDLEILHLVKTVECTNMGLMSVAERCKLLRKLHIDGYKANRIGDEGLIAVAKHCANLQELVLIGVNPTKSSLGLLASNCRNLERLALCGSDTVGDVEISCIAEKCLALKKLCIKSCPVSNDGMEALANGFPNLVKVKVKKCRGVTCEFAEWLRTSRGTLAVSLDSGEHENADVSTSDGGAQDNGVEFPPVVSQLAAANIASSSNGPTRSSLFKSRFGMLSGKNLACTIRRWSNGSNLS; encoded by the exons ATGACGAGCCCACGAGCCCACGAGCCCCTCCCCCACGGCAGCCGGGCTCGCGGTCAGATCCCACGCCACGTCAGAAGGAAGCGACATCCTAGGGCCCGCGGCGGCTTCCCCGTTCGAGCCCACGGGAAGTTCCGTGGGGCGCTCGCCCCGGACCCCTACTACCGCCCCAGCGACTTCGACTATCCCGACCAATTGAAATCCGGATTTGGA CCCCCGCCGCCGTCCTCCCTCCCGGGCCGCCGCGTGGATGGGCCAGTCAGCTTCGACGGCCTCACTCCAGATCCGCCGCGACTCCACCAGCCCCGGCCACAGCCCCGGCCACGGCCACGGCCACGGCCGCCGCTCGGGGTCCAAGGCGTCGCCCCTCCTCTCGCCGATGCTCGCCGACGGAGCCGAGCCGACGCGGCCGACGCGGCCGACGCGTCCGACGCGTCCGACTACATCTCCCAACTGCCCGACGAGTGCCTGGCCTGCGTGTTCCAGTGCCTCGGCACCGGCGACCGGAAGCGGTGCTCCCTCGTGTGCCGGCGGTGGCTCGCCGTCGAGGGGCAGAGCCGCCACCGGCTCTCGCTCAACGCGCGGGCGGATCTCCTCCCCCTTGTCACGTCCCTGTTCTCGCGGTTCGATGCCGTCACCAAGCTCGCCTTGAAATGCGACCGCAGATCGGCCAGCATCGGCGACGAGGCGCTGGACCTCATCTCGCTGAGGTGCCAGAACCTGACGCGCCTCAAGCTCCGCGCGTGCCGCGATCTGACCGACGCCGGCATGGCGAGGTTCGCTAAGAACTGCAGGAGCTTGAAGAAGCTCTCGTGTGGATCCTGCGCCTTCGGAGCGAGGGGCATGAACGCGGTGCTCGATAGTTGCGCATCCCTGGAAGAATTATCGGTGAAGCGGCTCCGTGGCCTCGCTGGCGATGGGGCTGCGGCCGAGCCCATAGGGCCCGGCGTAGCTGCAGCTTCACTCAAAACGATTTGCCTGAAGGAGCTGTACAATGGACAGTGTTTTGGTCCGTTAATCATAGGTTCCAGGAATTTAAGGACTTTGAGACTGTTTAGGTGCTCAGGTGAGTGGGATAAGTTGCTCCAACTGATGGCGGACCAAGCAAATGGTGTGGTTGAGATCCATCTTGAGAGACTCCAGGTAAGCGATATCGGTCTTTCCGCCATCTCTAATTGCCCTGATCTAGAGATTTTGCATCTTGTAAAGACAGTAGAGTGTACGAATATGGGGCTCATGTCGGTGGCTGAACGTTGCAAGCTGTTAAGAAAGCTTCACATTGATGGATACAAGGCAAATCGCATTGGCGATGAGGGCTTAATTGCTGTAGCTAAGCattgtgctaatctgcaagaaCTTGTTCTTATTGGTGTCAATCCCACCAAATCAAGTTTAGGTTTGTTGGCGTCAAATTGCCGAAACTTGGAGCGCTTGGCATTGTGTGGTAGCGATACTGTTGGTGATGTAGAGATTTCGTGCATTGCGGAAAAATGTTTAGCCTTGAAGAAACTTTGTATTAAGAGCTGCCCTGTCTCGAACGATGGTATGGAAGCATTGGCTAACGGGTTCCCTAATTTGGTAAAAGTGAAGGTTAAGAAGTGTAGAGGAGTGACTTGTGAATTTGCTGAGTGGTTGAGAACGAGCAGGGGGACTCTTGCAGTTAGCTTAGACAGCGGTGAACATGAAAATGCTGACGTCAGTACAAGCGACGGCGGAGCGCAAGACAATGGGGTTGAATTTCCACCGGTAGTCAGCCAACTGGCTGCTGCTAATATTGCTTCATCGAGTAATGGTCCTACTCGATCTTCATTATTCAAATCTAGGTTTGGGATGCTGAGTGGAAAGAATCTTGCTTGTACTATTAGAAGGTGGTCAAATGGCAGTAACCTTTCATGA
- the LOC104451134 gene encoding LOW QUALITY PROTEIN: putative receptor protein kinase ZmPK1 (The sequence of the model RefSeq protein was modified relative to this genomic sequence to represent the inferred CDS: inserted 11 bases in 6 codons; deleted 3 bases in 2 codons; substituted 1 base at 1 genomic stop codon): MWTIQSHAFMGNLLKVDQKAGSFSHTIQLLVSSPPRRCPASPNARPFPSRTPATSFVSPSGVFSAGFFPVGDNAYGFAVWFSDHSCSGANCTPVXWPTARXPVNGRRSALSLLDSGNLVLTDAGDAGAEVWSSGTRSGSAAELRLNDTGNLFLADGSGGVLWQSFDSPTNTLLPQQPLTRDTFLISARSRYNYSSGFYKLYFDNDNVLRLLFDGPSISGVYWPYPWVPSNQLGRFLYNSSRIAVLDXLGRFQSSDNYSFSTSDYGXRLQRRMTLDFDGNLRVYSRERGSAVWAVTWEALSSIPCFIHGXCGNNSLCSYDPAKGRSCSCVPGYVPKVPGDWSAGCVPITFSDGCVTDEIRFVKLLYIDFYGYDYNTIFNTTLETCRQTCLNLCNCRGFQYSKSSSGDTFDCYPKIELLNGHNLPNFTGEFFIKVPKNKTFTVDQLVKRTQYSCPPTPEVKILDRTYSKKGKNGALNFMLWFACVVGGIEIVVVFLVWFFLIRNQQDVTSAHQSYLLVATGFKRFTYDELKKATRNFSKEIGRGAGGIVYRALLSDDRVAAVKVLNNATTGEADFLAEASTIGRVNHMNLIEMWGYCAEGKHRLLVYEFMEHGSLAQNLSSPELHSKRRFDIALGTAKGLAYLHEECLEWVLHCDVKPQNILLDSDYQPKVADFGLSKLMERGKVTNSDFSRIRGXRGYMAPEWVSNLSITSKVDVYSYGIVMLEMVXGISPTTSVHSLESGGGAKQLQLIPWARNKVNETGRTGSRVEEMVDPALRGDYDPKKMEVLIEVALRCVEEDKDARPTMSQVVEMLLRQENDG, from the exons ATGTGGACAATTCAATCGCATGCATTTATGGGTAACCTGCTCAAGGTTGACCAAAAGGCTGGTTCATTTTCACACACTATTCAAct tCTTGTCAGCTCTCCACCTCGGCGCTGCCCAGCCTCGCCAAACGCGCGTCCCTTTCCGTCGAGGACCCCGGCGACGTCCTTTGTCTCTCCCTCCGGCGTCTTCTCCGCTGGCTTCTTCCCCGTTGGCGACAACGCCTATGGCTTCGCCGTCTGGTTCAGCGACCACTCCTGCTCCGGTGCCAACTGCACTCCCGTCTGATGGCCAACCGCGAG CCCCGTCAACGGCCGACGCTCCGCCTTGTCCCTCCTCGACTCGGGCAACCTCGTCCTCACCGACGCGGGCGATGCCGGCGCCGAGGTCTGGTCTTCCGGCACCAGATCCGGCTCCGCCGCCGAGCTCCGCCTCAACGATACCGGGAATCTCTTCCTCGccgacggcagcggcggcgtcCTGTGGCAGAGCTTCGACTCGCCGACCAACACCCTCCTGCCTCAGCAGCCACTCACCAGAGACACGTTCCTGATCTCTGCTCGGAGCCGGTACAACTACTCGAGCGGTTTCTACAAACTTTACTTCGACAACGACAATGTCCTCCGCCTCCTCTTCGACGGCCCGTCGATCTCGGGCGTCTACTGGCCGTACCCGTGGGTCCCGAGTAATCAGCTTGGCCGATTCCTCTACAACAGCAGCCGCATCGCTGTGCTCGA CCTCGGCCGCTTCCAGTCCTCCGACAACTACTCGTTCTCCACCTCTGACTACGG GCGGCTACAGAGAAGGATGACCCTCGACTTTGACGGCAACTTGCGGGTCTACAGCCGCGAGCGGGGCTCGGCTGTCTGGGCCGTGACGTGGGAAGCGCTCAGCAGCATCCCCTGCTTCATCCACGG GTGCGGCAACAACAGCCTCTGCAGCTACGACCCGGCCAAGGGTCGGAGCTGCTCCTGCGTGCCTGGGTACGTCCCCAAGGTCCCGGGCGACTGGTCGGCCGGTTGCGTGCCGATT ACCTTCTCCGATGGGTGCGTCACCGACGAGATTCGGTTCGTGAAGCTCCTGTACATCGATTTCTATGGCTACGACTACAACACCATCTTTAACACCACTCTCGAGACGTGCCGGCAGACTTGCCTGAACCTGTGCAACTGCCGAGGATTCCAGTACAGCAAGTCGAGCTCCGGGGACACGTTCGATTGCTACCCCAAGATCGAGCTCCTGAATGGTCACAACCTGCCCAACTTCACTGGCGAGTTCTTCATCAAGGTCCCCAAGAATAAGACCTTCACTGTGGACCAACTGGTGAAGAGGACTCAGTACAGTTGTCCTCCCACGCCAGAGGTGAAGATCTTGGACAGGACTTACTCCAAGAAAGGCAAAAACGGGGCGTTGAACTTCATGCTCTGGTTCGCCTGCGTGGTGGGAGGGATCGAGATCGTGGTGGTGTTCTTGGTGTGGTTCTTCCTGATTAGGAACCAGCAGGATGTCACTTCCGCGCACCAGAGCTACCTCCTTGTTGCGACCGGGTTCAAGCGGTTCACCTACGACGAGCTCAAGAAGGCAACGAGGAATTTCAGCAAGGAGATCGGGAGAGGTGCAGGCGGGATCGTGTACAGGGCCCTGTTGTCCGATGATCGGGTTGCGGCAGTGAAGGTGCTCAACAATGCCACGACTGGTGAGGCCGATTTTCTGGCCGAGGCCAGCACGATCGGGAGGGTGAACCACATGAATTTGATCGAGATGTGGGGTTACTGCGCCGAGGGAAAGCACAGGCTATTGGTGTACGAGTTCATGGAACACGGGTCGCTGGCACAGAACCTTTCGTCGCCGGAGCTCCACTCAAAGAGGCGGTTTGACATCGCGCTAGGCACCGCAAAGGGTCTAGCTTATCTCCACGAGGAGTGCCTGGAGTGGGTTCTGCATTGCGACGTGAAGCCTCAGAACATTCTGCTAGACTCCGATTACCAACCCAAAGTCGCGGACTTTGGGCTTTCCAAGCTCATGGAACGAGGGAAGGTGACGAATTCGGACTTCTCGAGGATCAGAGG ACGAGGCTACATGGCTCCCGAATGGGTCTCCAATCTGTCCATCACGTCCAAGGTGGATGTCTACAGCTACGGGATCGTCATGCTAGAGATGG ACGGAATCAGCCCGACGACGAGCGTCCACTCGTTGGAGAGCGGAGGGGGCGCCAAGCAACTCCAGCTCATCCCGTGGGCAAGGAACAAAGTGAACGAAACAGGGAGGACGGGGTCACGCGTGGAAGAGATGGTGGATCCGGCGCTCAGGGGTGACTACGACCCGAAGAAGATG GAGGTCTTAATCGAGGTCGCGCTCAGGTGCGTGGAGGAAGATAAAGACGCCAGACCCACCATGAGCCAAGTGGTGGAAATGCTCCTGAGGCAGGAGAATGACGGTTAG